In Pirellulales bacterium, a single window of DNA contains:
- a CDS encoding glycosyltransferase family 4 protein, with translation MKILLIHQSFASPEDPGGTRHFELLLRARQAGCKPIVVAGALNYLTGKNASEITSWATEQNYDGVRVLRAYAYPALHRSFVWRVLSFISFMITSFVIAWRVGKIDVVMGTSPPLFQPISAWLISVLRRRPFLLEIRDLWPEFAIDMGVLRNPVLIWLARRLERFLYSRATHLLVNSPAYRDYLINKQVPPHKISFIANGVDPTVFDPTADGKEFRQRHDLLDKFVVLYAGALGVANDLTTVIDAASLLSHRPEVQFVFVGDGKERINLESKCRSLGLRNVSFTGAYPKKQMPAVLAAADVCLAVLQNIPMFTTTYPNKVFDYMAAGRATLLAIDGVIRSALDDAQAGTFVPPGNPQAMADAVLWCAEHTQEARNMGANGRRFVEHHFNRDRQSQQFVQLILKLAGVRPSTELDSAAVPNHESHHCGREVGISMLQPHPMAR, from the coding sequence ATGAAGATCTTGCTGATTCACCAATCGTTCGCCTCGCCCGAAGATCCCGGCGGTACACGGCATTTCGAGTTGTTATTGCGCGCTCGTCAGGCGGGATGTAAACCCATTGTCGTTGCAGGCGCATTAAACTACCTGACCGGCAAGAACGCGTCGGAAATAACCTCGTGGGCGACCGAGCAGAATTATGACGGTGTGCGTGTATTGCGGGCCTATGCTTATCCTGCGCTGCACCGCAGTTTCGTTTGGCGAGTGCTGTCGTTCATTAGCTTTATGATTACGTCGTTTGTTATCGCATGGCGAGTCGGAAAAATTGACGTCGTCATGGGAACGTCGCCGCCATTGTTTCAGCCGATTTCGGCCTGGTTGATTTCAGTCCTACGACGCAGGCCGTTCCTGCTCGAAATTCGCGATTTATGGCCAGAATTTGCCATTGACATGGGTGTGCTTCGCAATCCTGTTTTGATTTGGTTGGCGCGGCGATTGGAAAGATTTTTGTACTCCCGCGCCACGCACTTGCTGGTTAACTCTCCAGCCTATCGCGACTACTTGATCAACAAACAGGTTCCACCGCACAAGATCAGCTTCATCGCGAACGGAGTGGATCCTACCGTCTTTGACCCCACAGCCGATGGCAAAGAATTTCGTCAACGACACGATCTGCTTGACAAATTTGTGGTCCTCTATGCAGGCGCACTGGGTGTCGCAAACGATCTCACAACGGTGATTGATGCTGCATCATTGCTGAGTCACCGCCCCGAAGTACAATTCGTGTTCGTTGGCGATGGCAAAGAACGGATAAACCTCGAATCGAAATGCCGATCGTTGGGGTTGCGCAACGTTTCTTTTACAGGTGCCTATCCCAAAAAGCAAATGCCCGCAGTCCTAGCCGCGGCGGACGTTTGCTTGGCCGTGCTGCAAAATATTCCGATGTTTACCACAACCTATCCCAATAAAGTCTTTGACTACATGGCGGCTGGCAGGGCGACCTTGCTGGCAATTGACGGCGTCATCCGCTCGGCCCTCGACGATGCCCAAGCAGGCACGTTTGTCCCACCTGGCAATCCGCAAGCGATGGCCGATGCCGTACTGTGGTGCGCCGAACATACCCAAGAAGCCAGGAACATGGGAGCGAACGGTCGCCGCTTCGTTGAACACCATTTCAATCGCGACAGACAATCGCAACAATTCGTCCAATTGATTTTGAAGCTTGCGGGCGTCAGGCCGTCAACAGAACTCGATTCCGCAGCCGTTCCGAATCATGAATCGCATCATTGTGGCCGCGAGGTCGGAATTTCAATGCTGCAGCCGCATCCGATGGCACGGTGA
- a CDS encoding sugar transferase — protein MYRRFGKRLLDLGLAVPGTVAVLPIMVLTAIVVRACLGKGVLFRQPRPGLHGKPFTVLKFRTMLDARDRGGQLLSDAERLTSIGRWLRALSLDELPQLWNVLRGDLSLVGPRPLLMQYLPRYSPEQARRHEVRPGITGWAQINGRNAITWDDKFRLDVWYVDHLSFWLDLRIILRTFWQVIKRANISADSHATMPEFLPQRDSSAAKASGCSRDL, from the coding sequence ATGTATCGACGTTTTGGCAAACGATTACTCGATTTGGGCTTGGCTGTTCCCGGCACGGTTGCCGTTCTGCCAATCATGGTCCTCACTGCGATCGTTGTACGGGCTTGCTTGGGGAAGGGTGTGCTCTTTCGTCAACCAAGGCCTGGCTTGCATGGTAAGCCGTTCACAGTATTGAAATTTCGAACCATGTTGGACGCCCGAGATCGCGGCGGTCAACTGCTATCGGATGCGGAGCGCCTAACTTCCATCGGTCGGTGGTTGAGGGCATTAAGCCTCGATGAATTACCGCAACTTTGGAACGTCCTTCGCGGCGACCTCAGCCTGGTGGGACCGCGTCCGCTGCTGATGCAATACCTTCCGCGATATTCTCCCGAACAGGCCCGCCGCCATGAAGTGCGTCCGGGGATAACCGGATGGGCTCAGATCAACGGGCGAAATGCAATTACTTGGGACGACAAATTTCGCTTGGATGTCTGGTATGTCGACCATCTGAGTTTTTGGCTCGACCTCCGCATCATTCTACGCACTTTTTGGCAAGTCATTAAGCGAGCAAATATCAGTGCCGATTCACATGCAACCATGCCAGAATTCTTGCCGCAGAGAGATTCTTCGGCCGCAAAGGCTTCAGGATGTAGTAGGGACTTATAG
- a CDS encoding acetyltransferase, translating to MYNIVIVGAGGFGREIRQLVPDCFPRASVRVKGFLSSNPNDLESYEVPEPILDDPERYVPADNDRFLLAIGDIEHRRQIVLSLKSRGARFLTLIHPTATIAKTAELGEGCVLYPNSLVMNDAKLGDFVLLNLHASAGHDTRIGRYCNLCPYATMNGFSVLEEGVFLATHSSVLPGCRVGSGSKVSAGSVATHNVGPHTLVFGVPGKHISLMPK from the coding sequence ATGTACAATATCGTCATCGTCGGCGCTGGAGGCTTTGGCCGAGAAATTCGGCAGTTGGTGCCGGATTGTTTTCCTCGGGCATCGGTTCGCGTCAAAGGATTTTTGTCGAGCAATCCAAACGACCTCGAAAGTTATGAAGTGCCGGAGCCAATCCTAGACGATCCCGAGCGATATGTGCCGGCTGACAATGATCGTTTCTTGCTCGCCATTGGCGATATCGAGCACCGCCGCCAGATCGTACTCTCGTTGAAGTCGCGCGGGGCGCGGTTTCTGACTCTGATCCATCCGACGGCAACAATTGCCAAAACCGCGGAACTCGGCGAAGGCTGCGTGCTCTACCCGAACTCACTTGTCATGAATGACGCGAAATTGGGCGATTTCGTATTGCTGAATCTCCATGCTTCCGCCGGACACGACACCCGCATTGGCAGGTATTGCAACCTTTGTCCCTATGCTACGATGAATGGTTTCAGCGTATTGGAGGAAGGAGTCTTCTTGGCGACCCACTCCAGCGTCCTCCCGGGCTGCCGGGTCGGAAGTGGATCAAAAGTTAGTGCAGGGTCTGTGGCAACTCATAATGTCGGCCCTCACACGCTCGTGTTTGGGGTTCCCGGAAAACACATTTCATTGATGCCAAAGTAA
- a CDS encoding acetyltransferase encodes MRCGLEAIVVGAGGHAKVVISSLRSMGWDIRCVYDDDETKWNQSLLGALVTGPIERLDEKDRLPAVIAVGDPFFRKRLANRYDRDWITVIHPGAHVDDSAIIGHGTVVFAGTVVQPGVTIGRHAIINTSASIDHDCRVGDYAHVAPGTHLAGNVTIGEGVFMGTGSSVIPGVAIEAYSIVGAGAVVIRDLPAYSTAVGCPAKIIKQRSSEECI; translated from the coding sequence ATGCGTTGCGGACTTGAAGCCATCGTCGTCGGAGCGGGAGGACACGCCAAAGTTGTCATCAGTTCGCTCAGGTCGATGGGCTGGGATATTCGTTGTGTCTACGACGACGATGAGACGAAATGGAATCAATCGCTGTTGGGGGCGCTGGTAACCGGCCCGATCGAACGATTGGATGAGAAAGATCGCCTGCCTGCGGTCATTGCCGTGGGAGATCCATTTTTTCGGAAGCGGCTTGCAAATCGATACGATCGAGACTGGATCACAGTGATTCATCCGGGAGCCCACGTGGACGACTCCGCGATCATTGGTCACGGAACAGTAGTTTTCGCAGGCACCGTAGTGCAACCAGGAGTTACCATTGGACGGCACGCTATCATCAATACATCAGCGAGCATCGACCACGACTGCCGCGTCGGCGATTACGCGCACGTTGCTCCCGGTACACATTTAGCGGGCAACGTGACGATCGGAGAAGGTGTGTTCATGGGCACGGGATCAAGCGTTATCCCCGGCGTTGCGATCGAGGCTTACTCAATTGTGGGAGCCGGCGCGGTCGTGATTCGCGACTTGCCTGCATATTCAACGGCGGTTGGTTGCCCGGCGAAAATCATCAAACAACGGTCATCGGAAGAATGCATATGA